The following is a genomic window from Homalodisca vitripennis isolate AUS2020 chromosome 5, UT_GWSS_2.1, whole genome shotgun sequence.
aataaatagcaagcaatacactaataccggcaatggtgtaataacaacaaagaaatcaacacggcaaccatgcgatgcgttgttcttctctaatggctgagtcggtgattgcgcaacagaacaaaaataaaatactagttcatagtcttcgttgtttattatactgttgcttagaacaattcttcttctttgttttgatatgattttcactatttccagacaacgataaagtaacaaaaataacaatatttaatgaagctattttcgacgcattaggcattttgggattttacaaaacacgagcttttcaaacgcttattttataaacatttattttcctactggctattgaaaagatgtttctgaaagccaagaatagaCTGTTTTCAATGATgacacttacgatcgtgtagaacgtaaactcacgatagggaatttttacaaacatacggtaattttagcgtgttcggaaattacgcaaacaaatggcaatcggaaatgtAAACATCCAAGTTtcgaattttataatgaaagatttaacttaactatagagcgttttatgatataatatgaaaccttgaatctttatctttagatttacgtatgttttacttcaaactaagtaaaaatagacttgctgtgagagatcatattacaacatagttaatgcgtcgaaaatagcttagtgccattttgaaactgtagttaatgcgtcgataatcgcttaaagccagttgcagggttaattactctcaacttaatagttccgttttcacttctatcggcagtcccacgactgctactgttttttttttttgtgttaataaAGATCAATCAGTTTGTATGTTTGgtgtaaaaaaagtaataaaaactgttgtttttggTTTTAGTGTGAACCAAGTCGCTCCAAAAGTTCGCAAAGTGTTGCAGCTCTTCAGATTGAAGCAGATCAACAACGGcgtatttattaaacttaacaaGGTAAGTCTCTACTATAGATTAAtccaaaataaattcataatgttAGATAAAAACCATCAAAGTATTGTGTTAGTAAATGATGAAtgtctttttattgatttctctATCTTCATCATTATAACAAGATGAAGGTTTTGTAAACAACTTATGAAATCTATCCagcataatattacagtttattatggactatggatgatttgaaagagtaatattatattatcagtgTGTGTCACAAAAGATACAAatggaaagttttttaaaacaaattacttaatcGTCAGATGGAAATTCCGAAATTAAAGGAAACTTGGctaaaagttaataaatgttatagtatttttttttcattactttttaatcataaacaaaatttagtCATAACATTGTTTTCTAGTTTTGTAAATTGCATTTTTGAAGTTGTTAATGTAATTGTTACTGTTGATTGTGGTTCAGTTGGTATGGCAgggaatatttatattaatgattaattaaatgtaaattacaagACTTTTTCAATTTcagattatacaaaaaaaaacctattGAATTCCTCTCACTCTCAAGATATTGATCTGTAATTTAATTGCAACTGGGAATCAAGGAACATTATTTGGAAGAATAGAATTGAAACTataccattatttaatttatataggttaaattaatgtattatttttaaatggctctaacaaaaaaatttttttctcagGCCACAATCAATATGTTGAGAATCTGCGAACCCTACATCACTTGGGGATACCCCAACCTGAAGAGTGTTCGAGATCTCATCTACAAACGTGGATTCGCCAAGATCAAGTTGCAGCGCATCCCTATCACCTCTAACACAATCATTGAGAAGAAGCTGAGTTAGTAAACTGTACTATCTATCTAAAGAGTTCTTAATTAGGTCACTTGAATTTTGccactattttttttattcatttaaataaatttccttgTGTTTGTTATACTTCTTTCCATTGTAGGAAAATCTTTTAGTGCTTTAACGTTtcaatttgaattgatttaatagttttaaagttgcacattttaacaattatttttgcaTGTAGAGTAATTAAAGtccacaattttaataaatttatctagtTGTTACAAAGTTTTGATTAAAGTATTTACAGCATTGTTAATTATGATATTGTTCTCCTGCAGTTAAACATACGACTGTTGTGAATTCCGAAAAAAAGCTAAACTATTATAATCTTTGTTGTAGAAAGATCCGACATAATCTGTGTTGAAGACTTGATCCATGAAATCTTCACCGTTGGACCCAACTTCAAGTATGCATCCAACTTCCTCTGGCCGTTTAAGGTAAGTTTATTTGTCTTGTATCATAGCGTACTACTTATCCGTTTAGGGATTCGATTTACAatactttcttttattttctgaGACAAAAATTAATTCAGTATGGATGTATAACAGGATTTAAGATATTTGCATCGTTAAATGTAACAAGAATATGGAACACTacttttgaggattggaatctatccttttcTTCAGGTGACAAAAATTATTCAGTATGGATGTATAACAGGATTTAAGATATTTGCATCGTTAAATGTAACAAGAATATGGAACACTacttttgaggattggaatctatccttttcTTCAGGTGACAAAAATTATTCAGTATGGATGTATAACAGGATTTAAGATATTTGCATCGTTAAATGTAACAAGAATATGGAACACTacttttgaggattggaatctatccttttcTTCAGGTGACAAAAATTATTCAGTATGGATGTATAACAGGATTTAAGATATTTGCATCGTTAAATGTAACAAGAATATGGAACACTacttttgaggattggaatctatccttttcTTCAGGTGACAAAAATTATTCAGTATGGATGTATAACAGGATTTAAGATATTTGCATCGTTAAATGTAACAAGAATATGGAACACTacttttgaggattggaatctatccttttcTTCAGGTGACAAAAATTATTCAGTATGGATGTATAACAGGATTTAAGATATTTGCATCGTTAAATGTAACAAGAATATGGAACACTacttttgaggattggaatctatccttttcttcaggtgacaaaaattaaatactcagTATTAATCTGCagataatattaatactttttcttttatttatttatgtaaatactaCACTATGATGCCTGATGTCAGACCGAGAGCTGgtcagtttttaaacattaaacgatggcaaatttccaaaaatcttattatttgtcaattaaatcaaacattatcaatagtaaatgtaattaaactattatagatgttttaaattgaaaattttaattgctaTTTCGAAGCTTCAATAATGACTACAGCAGAATAGGAATTCTAACGTAATGATATTGAGTTTTTATGTAATCAGGAGCCATTTAACTTTTGGATTTCATGTTATAtcagttttaagttatataattatttatacataaatacatttatatggtATACATTTCATGAAAACCAgccacaaatacaaaataatagccatgaaaagattaaatttatgGTACTTAAGCAATTGGATGAAAAATTAGACTTAATTTTATTGCTATGCTCATTGTagtaaaaacccattttatcTCAAGACCAATGTTGAATATCCTCCATttcttaattacaatttaattagaCAAAGAACCTTAGTACATtacagttatataattaaatctatttacTCTCAAATTCTGTTTAATcatttgtgtgtgtttatgtCAAGTAATGAGAATAAGTTCAATGTCATTGATAGATAGTGAAATTGTTGTGACCCAGTTCTCCACTAGCACTCACAGTAAAGAAATCGTACATTAACATTACGTTACTGTCTGTCTACAGCTGAACACACCAACAGGAGGATGGCGGAAGAAGACAACTCACTACGTAGAAGGAGGTGACTTTGGTTGCAGGGAGGACAAGATTAACCATCTTCTAAGAAAAATGGTTTAACTTTACTTGTAAACAAATAAACCTCTTTTTATGTTAATACATTTGCTTTCTTTCACAACTAAccttgtgtttattttttaataagtccaaaacgtgtttaaatataacataatataaattggaTAACAATAACCGTAgagatttacaaataattatatactatgAGTTCGTTCACTGTGTATAATGCTCTTAAACAACAAAAATGGTTTTCTTGAATAATTTGTTATTGCTGTCTAATTCTTATTGCATTTTggaagtttgttttcaaatctgaCTCCTGCTTGTAGCAAATTTAGTCCTGCTAGtggaataaataaaactttgtctTGTGTTGCTTAGGTCTAGGCATTTGATTACATCGTGTGTTGAGATTGTGGTATTCCATTtcctcaaattatttaaatttgaatgcaatattgtttataacttatatacagTAGACGGAGCAAAGTCGGAAGTCCCAATATTCTTTATAAGCAgatttacataacaattttagCTTCGTTATCGCTGACTTTTATCTCCCGACGAACATGTCTTCCCAGGACTGTGAGAGCGTCAGATTATAAACGCTGGACTAAGAGGAAGAATTGGAGATTCAAGAACAggactcaacattcacactgaatcaacccttcttaccatagctacgagggtaattcggaaagtaaggtccgattcgcgttaaccagacaaacagtaagTGAGCAGCGAAATGCGTGCTGACTCCCGGCATGCATTGCGTGCAGaacgacgccatttgcagtgaaatcgttgtagtctgctgttgtctgtgccttttaaaatgtttataactattgAACGTCCCCCCGACTGAAATACGGTTTTTGACAGGAAGGAATgtttcagcagcggatattcatcgacagataagtgaagtgtGCGGTCCAAATGCAATAagtgacagcaaagtgcggaagtgggtgcgagcttttaaagatggacggaaaaatgtccatgacgaaccaTGATCTGGTCGCCTGTCAGTgatcaccgaagatttggtgaaagccgtTGATGAAAAAATTCGTGAAGATCGGCGATTTACTGTTTTttcattagcaatagaatttccaaacgcgagtagaaccacattgtttaaattatttctgaaattttggatttttgcaaattgtgctcacgttgggttcccaggctgcttactgaggaacacaaaaaaagaagaatgggtattgcTGTTGAATTTTTGATTCAATAGCATCAGGAAggtgataaccttttagaccacattgtgaTGGGTGACGAGACGTGGGTTTCTCACATAACCCCAGAAACTAAACGCGAGTCGATGGAGTGGCGTCACCGGTTAaaatgaaatcaaaacaaacattgTCCACACGCAAGGTTATGGCGACAGTGTTTTGGGATAGACGTGGGATATAGCTAGTCGAGTTCATGAAGCGAGGAACAACAATAAATGCGGCCACTTATTACAACACTCTGACTAACCTTAGACCAGTGGCGTAGTGaagggggggtccggacccccccccccgacaTTTTAAGACatatacttttgggctcggcctttcggatagtgtagtgtaatcacggcatttctatagggcgcggtcacgtgacgtcgcaaagtaacttgaaccgtaacacggcgaacagtttaaattagcgtcCACTttgttcaaattcgtcttggggacgtatgatgactgcttagaattaagttactacgttgattttaggtgtcattaaactgtagacgtgtatataattatcgaaaaaaatataaacaattactttcagtcggaaaatacacttgaaaaactctaccgattagaacttcaactaatttggacttcagtgattgaggtaaacgtggtgttttcgattgagttaggacgacgatttttgttatcatgaaactgtacttatataattatcgagaaaaaaatcacttccggtcggtaaatacgaaagaaaagctctctacagattcaagttttgacgatttaggATTTCAATGGTTGAGTGTTTGGGTAAAAGTGGTACTGTACTTAGAATtgtgttaggacgttgattttagatattaattcaacgccgactaatacatatataattatcgagaaaaaacaataaaacgctTCCGGTCGgcaaataccgaggaaaagctctactgattgagATTTTGACGAtgttggatttcactggttgagtagttgaggtaaaagtggtacttagaattatgttaggacgttgattttatatattaattcaacgccgactaatacatatataattatcgagaaaaaaaacaataaaacgctTCCGGTCGgcaaataccgaggaaaagctctactgattgagATTTTGACGAtgttggatttcactggttgaatggttgaggtaaaagtggtacttagaattatgttggAGAGTTGATCTGTGTTGGAGAAACTCTCTTAGCTAATAATAATGTGTCCTCTGGATCTAGTGCTGGCCCAGAGCTTTATTCTGAAATCGGTGACACGGACTCGGTGACAAAGGCTCGGCCATCGGGAAACGAGTCCAGCAGGAGGCCTTGTTTTCAAGGATAGGACATGTAAATATCCGGTCACTAAATACAGGATTTGAGGAACTTTGCAGTGTCATTGAGGATTTCGATTTTGATGTTTTGGGTGTTTCCGAGACGTGGCTTAATCCAATGACCCCCTCAGATTGTTCAGGGTGGCTGGCTACAATCTCTTAAGAAGCGACAGAATGATGCCACAGACTTCAAAACTTCAATCCGGTGGTGGAGTCGGTATGTATGTGAAGTCCGGTCTGACTTTAAATCAGATTTTTCTTGACAACATTGACAGTCGGCTGGAGTACATCTGTTGTAGAACTGACATAGGAAACCACAAACTTTGTGTCTGTATAGCATATAAGCCTCATGAAACTCCTTACACTTGTCTGGGTTCCTTGTTGCAGTCACTTTTTATTGATCATGTCTTAGGTGTGGACTCAGTCATTTTGCTAGGAGATTTGAATATTAATCTTCTTGAGCCTGTTAAGGCTGAAGTGAAATATCTGACAAATTTGTTTGGCTCTTTAAGTCTTTCTCAGTTGATAAGGGAACCCACACGCACAACAGATTCGTCATCAACACTTATTGACCACATTATTGCAGACAAAAACTTCGTTCCTAAACACGTAGGTTTAATAGACACTTCAATCATGCTTGATGCAAGGGGAAGAAAGATAACTGATCATAAGCTTGTGTTTTGTGATATTTCTCGATACAAACGCCAAAGGGAAGCTAAGTATATAGCCTATAGAAACTTTCGATATGGAGAGTTTTATTGATCTTGCATCAAACACTAACTGGGAcgagattaaagaattaaagtgTATTAATGAAATGACCGATAAACTgacaaaagttataataaatatctttgacATATGTGTTCCGTTAGTTAGAAAGCGTGTCACTAAAGATAGAGCATCGTGGCGTGACGATTACATAAAAAGACTAAccgtaatgaaaaataaattgaggaacgattatgtaaaaacaaaatgccCCACCATTAAACAATCTTATTGcaaattgagaaataatttaaacaatgccATAATGCttgcaaagaaaaattatttcaaaaaaaatttagatcTGAAAAATCCTAAAGCTTTCTGGAAGGCGATGCGAAGAGAAGGAGCGATGAATACTGGTCAAGATAATACGAATACCTGCAAAATAACTCCAGATGTATTGAACACTTACTTTGCTCAAATGGGTGTAGGAAACACCTCAAGTACAGAtatgcttaatttttataaaaataactcacacaGTGAAACCAggagtgattttaaatttaggcaaGTGAGTGAGTATGAAATAAGACAAGTAATAAACAGCATTTCTTCATCAGCTTTCGGAGTAGATGGTATATCCATCCATATGGTGAAAGGCTTAAGTCCATATTGTTCTGGAGTAATTACTCACCTTATCAATAAATCACTGATGGATGGTTGTTATCCGACGGCATGGAAGAAAAGCGTCGTGGTTCCGCTCCCCAAGGTACCAAATGCTTCTACTGCCTCTCAGTTTAGACCTATTTCTTTACTCCCAACTATATCAAAGGTGATGGAAAAGGTCGTGacagaacaaattatttcatatattgaaaatgaGAAAATCGTGTCCGAAACACAGTCAGGATTCAGGAGAGGCTTCAGCACTTGCTCTGCACTTTTAAATATGGTCGATGAAGTCTG
Proteins encoded in this region:
- the LOC124361860 gene encoding 60S ribosomal protein L7 produces the protein MADTKKKEPATAAPKAADPAPKKPAGAGKKKALSKKLPAVPESVLKRRKNRDAKKAIKLKVALKKRGELFKKRKEIFKRAEKYVKEYRTKERDEIRLARQAKHKGNYYIPAEAKLAFVIRIRGVNQVAPKVRKVLQLFRLKQINNGVFIKLNKATINMLRICEPYITWGYPNLKSVRDLIYKRGFAKIKLQRIPITSNTIIEKKLKRSDIICVEDLIHEIFTVGPNFKYASNFLWPFKLNTPTGGWRKKTTHYVEGGDFGCREDKINHLLRKMV